A portion of the Microbulbifer agarilyticus genome contains these proteins:
- a CDS encoding GbsR/MarR family transcriptional regulator: protein MKLSNQAQAFVLHFGEMGSRWGFNRTVGQMFALLTIHNEPVNADQLAEALKISRGNVSMGLKELQAWRLIELHHQPGDRKDYFTAAGSIWDLARTVFEERRKRELDPTLTLLRQLLLTEPRDEQESVAQEKIQEVYSLLEMLDQFANTLSKLDEKDLLKLMKLGSGLNKLLDLKSKATGSGAKKNSTRK, encoded by the coding sequence ATGAAGCTTTCCAATCAAGCGCAGGCCTTTGTACTACATTTTGGTGAGATGGGAAGCCGCTGGGGATTCAATCGCACCGTCGGCCAGATGTTCGCCCTGCTAACCATCCACAACGAGCCGGTAAATGCCGATCAACTGGCGGAGGCGCTGAAGATCAGCCGCGGCAATGTGAGCATGGGGCTCAAGGAGCTGCAGGCCTGGCGCTTGATAGAACTGCACCACCAGCCCGGTGACCGCAAGGACTACTTTACCGCCGCGGGGAGTATCTGGGATCTGGCGCGGACCGTCTTCGAGGAACGGCGCAAGCGGGAGCTGGACCCGACCCTCACCCTCCTGCGCCAGCTTCTGCTCACCGAACCGCGGGACGAACAGGAAAGCGTCGCACAAGAAAAAATCCAGGAGGTGTACAGCCTGCTGGAAATGCTCGACCAGTTTGCCAATACGCTCAGCAAGCTGGATGAAAAAGACTTGCTGAAGCTCATGAAACTCGGATCTGGGCTGAACAAGTTGCTGGACCTTAAATCCAAAGCCACCGGGTCCGGCGCAAAGAAAAATTCAACACGCAAATAG
- a CDS encoding cytochrome ubiquinol oxidase subunit I, which translates to MLDTLLLSRIQFAANISFHILFPTITIALCWILVFFKLRFDFTNDPVWMRAYRFWVKVFALTFALGVVSGITMSFQFGTNWPGYMETVGNIAGPLLGYEVLTAFFLEATFLGIMLFGIKRVPSKVHTFSALMVAVGTTLSAFWILALNSWMQTPTGHEMRDGVAHAVSWMEIIFNPSFPYRLTHMLLASGLTASFFVCGISAYRILKGDPKLAPRLALKTGLIVAAILAPIQAFVGDAHGLNTFKYQPQKIAAMEGVWETEDGAPLLLFAIPNEETRSNDFAIGIPKLASLILTHDPDGKILGLNEFPNDHPPVAPMFFGFRIMVGMGVLMLITAWTGCYFLYRKKTLPRTYLKWLVVMTFAGWVATLAGWYVTEIGRQPWLVTGILRTADAVTPIAPNNVALSLALYLTTYAVLMWAYIHTLKRMALKAVTVEEFETAEPRAHGNLPNVPKTKIDSSGGTA; encoded by the coding sequence ATGCTGGATACACTGCTGCTCTCCCGAATACAGTTCGCTGCCAACATCAGCTTTCACATTCTATTTCCCACCATCACCATCGCGCTGTGTTGGATTCTGGTTTTTTTCAAGCTTCGTTTCGACTTCACCAACGACCCGGTATGGATGCGCGCCTATCGCTTCTGGGTGAAAGTGTTTGCCCTGACCTTCGCACTCGGCGTGGTAAGCGGGATTACCATGTCATTCCAGTTCGGCACTAACTGGCCGGGCTATATGGAAACCGTAGGTAATATCGCTGGGCCGCTACTGGGCTATGAAGTCCTGACCGCATTCTTCCTCGAAGCAACCTTTCTCGGCATCATGCTGTTCGGCATCAAGCGCGTTCCCAGCAAGGTCCATACATTTTCCGCACTCATGGTGGCCGTGGGCACCACGCTCTCGGCCTTCTGGATTCTCGCCCTCAATTCCTGGATGCAGACACCTACCGGGCATGAGATGCGCGACGGCGTTGCCCATGCCGTCAGTTGGATGGAGATTATTTTCAATCCCTCTTTCCCCTACCGGCTGACGCATATGCTGCTGGCCTCGGGCCTTACTGCGTCCTTTTTTGTCTGCGGTATCTCCGCCTATCGCATCCTCAAGGGCGACCCGAAACTGGCCCCCCGGCTGGCGCTGAAAACCGGCCTGATCGTCGCCGCCATACTTGCCCCGATTCAAGCCTTTGTCGGTGATGCCCATGGGCTCAACACCTTCAAATACCAGCCGCAAAAGATTGCAGCGATGGAAGGGGTGTGGGAGACAGAAGACGGCGCACCATTACTGCTGTTCGCCATCCCCAATGAAGAAACCCGCAGCAATGACTTCGCCATTGGCATTCCGAAGCTCGCCAGCCTGATTCTCACTCACGATCCCGACGGCAAGATTCTGGGCCTCAACGAATTCCCCAACGACCATCCCCCGGTAGCGCCGATGTTCTTTGGCTTCCGAATTATGGTCGGCATGGGAGTTCTTATGCTCATCACCGCGTGGACAGGCTGCTACTTCTTGTACCGCAAGAAAACCCTGCCGCGAACCTATTTGAAATGGCTTGTGGTGATGACCTTTGCCGGCTGGGTAGCGACCCTTGCGGGCTGGTACGTTACCGAGATCGGTCGGCAACCGTGGCTGGTCACCGGAATATTGAGAACTGCAGATGCGGTGACACCGATTGCACCAAACAACGTCGCGCTGTCGCTCGCGCTATATCTAACTACCTACGCAGTGTTGATGTGGGCGTATATCCACACACTGAAACGTATGGCACTCAAGGCCGTCACCGTGGAGGAATTTGAAACCGCAGAACCCAGAGCGCACGGCAACCTGCCGAACGTTCCCAAGACAAAAATCGATAGCAGTGGAGGTACCGCATGA
- a CDS encoding DUF1853 family protein: MTALLPTATPDHWDNFLWMLDAIDIAPGFPLPWLPQTRHRALADYFSSSGVRAQLEAPLQETLQQCSSRRLGIYFEQLWGFAFTHHPDYTLLARNLPIRAEGKTLGELDFVVRHHPDSTVEHWELALKFYLQIDDYWVGPGLKDRLDIKLQRMHDHQLPVALGDTARAVLGNQGIQLDRQWALMPGRLFQPLASLAAPAPLPGAYWWADLATFHAHFPTSRRDNTWLQLPKPCWLAPCSLGATESTPASTETAPELGEALLSRGPICVARSSPAGELSRGFLVPADWHTRALASIPRQAS; this comes from the coding sequence ATGACTGCCCTACTACCCACCGCTACCCCGGATCACTGGGATAACTTCCTGTGGATGTTGGATGCCATCGACATCGCTCCGGGGTTTCCGCTACCGTGGTTGCCACAGACGCGGCACCGGGCACTGGCAGATTACTTCTCAAGCTCTGGAGTACGCGCGCAACTTGAGGCCCCCCTGCAGGAAACCCTGCAGCAGTGCAGCAGCCGTCGCCTCGGCATTTACTTCGAACAGCTCTGGGGCTTCGCCTTTACGCATCACCCGGACTACACACTGCTTGCCCGCAACCTGCCCATTCGCGCGGAGGGCAAAACTCTGGGTGAACTGGACTTCGTGGTGCGCCATCATCCGGATAGCACAGTGGAACACTGGGAGCTGGCACTCAAGTTCTACCTGCAGATAGACGACTATTGGGTAGGCCCTGGTCTCAAGGACCGCCTCGATATCAAGCTGCAGCGTATGCATGACCACCAGTTACCGGTAGCTCTCGGCGATACCGCCCGCGCTGTTTTAGGTAACCAGGGCATTCAATTGGACCGGCAGTGGGCGCTGATGCCCGGCCGCCTGTTTCAGCCCCTGGCGTCGCTGGCCGCACCGGCCCCATTACCAGGCGCATACTGGTGGGCGGACCTCGCCACCTTTCACGCCCATTTCCCCACATCCCGCAGGGACAATACCTGGCTCCAGCTGCCCAAGCCCTGCTGGCTCGCTCCCTGTTCACTGGGTGCAACCGAAAGCACACCGGCTAGTACTGAGACAGCGCCCGAACTTGGCGAAGCGCTGTTGTCTCGCGGCCCCATCTGTGTGGCCCGCTCCTCTCCCGCGGGAGAACTGAGCCGCGGCTTTCTGGTTCCGGCAGACTGGCACACGCGCGCGCTGGCATCGATCCCCCGCCAAGCCTCTTAA
- a CDS encoding cytochrome d ubiquinol oxidase subunit II, whose product MNEIVNNGSDWLPVVFIGLMGIAVLAYAILDGYDLGVGILLPMGEQDEPERDTMIASIGPFWDANETWLVLAVGILLIAFPPAHSLILMHLYIPVALMLVGLIMRGVAFDFRAKAAVDHKLTWDRTFKIGSLITTLTQGYMLGQYVMGFDYSVSSLLFCLLSALGVTAAYSYIGATWLVLKTEGELQTRVIRWARRAGRAALLGVISVSIINPLVNPGVFDRWFNYPLVMFVLLIPAVCFLGFIFNDILLKRLPKDNDRHSALPFFITTAIFTMCFSGIGFSFYPYIVPGELTIWEAASARNSLQFILVGALIVIPMILLYTAFSYHVFRGKATQLDYH is encoded by the coding sequence ATGAACGAGATCGTCAATAATGGGAGTGACTGGCTACCTGTCGTGTTTATTGGCTTGATGGGTATTGCGGTCCTGGCCTATGCGATCCTTGACGGGTATGACCTGGGTGTTGGTATTCTGCTGCCCATGGGCGAGCAAGATGAGCCCGAGCGCGACACGATGATCGCCTCCATCGGGCCCTTCTGGGACGCCAACGAAACCTGGCTGGTACTCGCCGTAGGGATTCTACTCATTGCCTTCCCCCCGGCTCACAGCCTGATCCTGATGCACCTGTATATTCCAGTAGCATTGATGCTGGTCGGATTGATTATGCGCGGTGTTGCGTTCGACTTCCGCGCCAAGGCCGCAGTGGATCACAAGCTCACCTGGGACCGCACTTTCAAAATCGGCTCGCTAATCACAACCCTTACCCAGGGCTATATGCTCGGGCAGTACGTTATGGGCTTTGACTACAGCGTGTCTTCGCTGCTGTTCTGCCTGCTCTCAGCATTGGGGGTCACCGCGGCTTACAGCTACATCGGTGCCACCTGGCTGGTATTGAAAACCGAGGGAGAATTGCAAACACGCGTAATACGTTGGGCACGCCGCGCAGGCCGCGCCGCACTGCTCGGAGTTATTTCCGTTAGCATCATCAACCCGCTGGTAAACCCCGGTGTATTTGACCGCTGGTTTAACTATCCGCTGGTGATGTTTGTACTGTTGATTCCCGCGGTATGCTTTCTGGGCTTTATCTTTAACGACATCCTGCTCAAGCGCCTGCCGAAGGACAATGACCGACACAGCGCGCTACCGTTTTTCATCACCACCGCTATCTTTACGATGTGTTTCAGTGGAATCGGTTTCAGCTTTTACCCGTATATCGTGCCCGGTGAACTGACAATTTGGGAAGCCGCTAGCGCGCGTAACTCACTGCAGTTTATCCTCGTCGGTGCACTTATCGTTATACCGATGATTTTGCTGTACACCGCCTTTTCCTATCATGTATTCAGAGGTAAAGCGACACAGCTCGACTACCACTAA